A single Lactuca sativa cultivar Salinas chromosome 8, Lsat_Salinas_v11, whole genome shotgun sequence DNA region contains:
- the LOC111903737 gene encoding auxin-responsive protein SAUR21 codes for MAIRIPRIIQAKQILQRSLSNGTRTSTMDLPKGYFAVYVGEQEKKRFVIPVSLLSQPSFQELLQQAEEEFGYDHPMGGLRIPCSEHTFFDLANRLDAL; via the coding sequence ATGGCTATTCGTATCCCACGGATCATTCAAGCAAAACAAATTCTCCAAAGGTCTTTGTCAAATGGAACTCGCACGTCAACAATGGATCTACCAAAAGGGTATTTTGCAGTTTATGTTGGGGAACAGGAAAAGAAGCGCTTTGTGATTCCTGTATCCTTGTTGAGCCAACCTTCATTTCAAGAGTTATTACAACAGGCTGAGGAAGAGTTTGGATATGACCATCCAATGGGCGGCCTCAGAATCCCATGTAGTGAGCACACATTCTTTGATCTCGCAAATCGTCTGGACGCTTTATGA